In the genome of Pontibacillus halophilus JSM 076056 = DSM 19796, one region contains:
- a CDS encoding potassium channel family protein has protein sequence MKKEYAVVGLGRFGASICQELSREGMEVLAIDIDEDKVNEYKDIASHAVIADSTDESVLKELGIRNIDHVIVAIGDNIQASILTTLMLKELGIKKITVKAQNDYHEKVLNKIGADQVVHPERDMGRRIAHNIISNNVLDYLELSDDHSVVEVKAGVKMIGQTLVDLDIRARYGCNVVAIKRNKDINVSPIATETILDGDVLIIIGADRDISRFEKNLVVEDDD, from the coding sequence ATGAAGAAGGAATATGCCGTTGTAGGACTTGGTCGCTTCGGAGCAAGTATTTGCCAGGAGCTAAGCCGAGAAGGAATGGAAGTACTCGCGATTGATATCGATGAGGATAAAGTAAATGAGTATAAAGATATTGCCTCTCATGCCGTAATTGCGGATTCAACTGATGAAAGTGTATTGAAAGAATTAGGCATACGCAACATAGACCACGTTATTGTGGCGATTGGAGATAACATTCAAGCGAGCATCTTGACAACTTTAATGTTGAAAGAACTAGGGATTAAGAAAATCACGGTTAAGGCTCAGAATGATTACCACGAGAAAGTGTTAAATAAGATTGGTGCTGACCAAGTTGTTCACCCAGAACGAGACATGGGGCGCCGAATTGCGCATAATATCATTTCAAATAATGTACTCGATTATTTAGAACTGTCTGATGACCATAGTGTGGTTGAAGTTAAGGCTGGCGTGAAAATGATTGGCCAGACGTTGGTTGACTTGGATATCCGTGCTCGTTACGGATGTAACGTTGTAGCAATTAAACGAAATAAAGATATTAACGTTTCGCCAATTGCAACAGAGACCATCCTCGATGGAGATGTGCTCATTATTATTGGAGCGGACAGAGACATCTCTAGATTTGAGAAGAACTTAGTCGTTGAAGACGATGATTAA